The Glycine soja cultivar W05 chromosome 8, ASM419377v2, whole genome shotgun sequence genome has a window encoding:
- the LOC114422002 gene encoding thylakoid lumenal 19 kDa protein, chloroplastic-like, with protein MATTTMFSSPSAILSSAATTTTPKPSSAAPHSPSCKHPLLLPFKQPLTTLTAAAAIATILTSAPTPSLAQESLSYKVYYGTAASAANYGGYGGNSSKKDSAEYVYDVPAGWKERLVSKVEKGTNGTDSEFYNPRKKAEKEYLTFLAGFRQLAPKDVILNNLALSDVDLQDLIGNADSVTSEEVKDDKGQLYYVYEIDGVGTHSLISVTCAKNKLYAHFVNAPTPEWNRDKDVLRHVHESFKTVGSF; from the exons ATGGCCACAACCACCATGTTCTCATCACCATCGGCAATTCTCTCCTCAGCCGCCACAACCACCACCCCAAAACCATCCTCTGCAGCACCACACTCCCCATCATGCAAGCATCCTCTTCTACTACCCTTCAAACAGCCCTTAACAACCTTAACTGCCGCCGCCGCCATCGCCACTATTTTAACCTCCGCTCCAACACCCTCCTTAGCACAAGAGTCCCTCTCATATAAAGTCTACTATGGCACCGCCGCCAGCGCCGCGAACTACGGCGGGTATGGTGGCAACTCCAGCAAGAAGGACTCTGCTGAGTATGTCTACGACGTGCCTGCTGGCTGGAAGGAACGGTTGGTGTCTAAAGTCGAGAAGG GTACCAATGGAACGGACAGTGAGTTTTATAACCCAAGAAAGAAGGCAGAGAAAGAGTACCTCACTTTTCTCGCCGGGTTTCGCCAACTTGCGCCAAAGGATGTGATTTTGAACAACTTGGCACTGTCTGATGTGGACCTGCAGGACCTGATTGGCAATGCTGACAGTGTGACCTCTGAGGAGGTGAAGGATGATAAGGGGCAGCTGTACTATGTGTATGAGATTGATGGTGTTGGCACTCATAGCTTGATCTCAGTGACTTGTGCTAAGAACAAGCTCTATGCACATTTTGTCAATGCTCCTACTCCTGAGTGGAACAGAGATAAGGACGTGTTGAGGCATGTTCATGAGTCTTTTAAGACTGTGGGGTCTTTTTAG